The genome window GGTCAACGTCAAGTGGCAAATGTCTTAAATCAATGAGCAAAAACAAGCATAAAAGGTTATTCCTTTTGATTAAATAATTTTTTATTACGTTTTCCCAATCTTTACGTTTGCTTTTTGCAACCTTAGCATAGCCGTAGCCAGGCAAATCTACTAAATGCCAACTCTCATTTATTAAAAAGAAGTTTAGATGTTGAGTTTTGCCTGGGGTCGACGATGTTTTGGCTAAGCCTTTTATTCCGGTAAGTTGATTTATCAACGAAGATTTGCCCACATTCGACCTGCCGAAAAATGCAAATTCCGGTATATTGGCTGTTGGGCAGGTTTTTAAACTAACCGCCGACTTAACAAATGTTGCGCTGGTAATACTCACTTTTTTATTTATTCTTGTTTACAACAAGGTCAATGTATCTTTCTTTTTTCTCTTCCTTTACATCATCTATTAACATCAATATTCCCGACTCTTCAACATCGCCAAATTCCTTGTTTAAAGATGTTCCGAAAAACAACATAGTATCCGACAAATTCATATAGGCATTGACAAGTGGCGGTATGTGAGTTTCTTGTTTTCTGACTTCTTTGTTTAAAATTTTATAGTCGTCGTCGTAATTATCGGCATTGAATATTTTTTCGTATTCGGAAGCATCGCCGAAATATGTCAAAGGTTCGTGCGGAACAACTAACTTTTCTTTGTCGCCAAAGTGTTTGTTCAAGAAAAACAGTATAAGGTCTCTGGCGTATTTATCGTACGATAAGTACATAGTAATTTTGCCGAAAAAGTATTTTATTTCAGGTTTCGAGAAAACCAAAGCACCCAATCCGTCCCAAATATTATCCAACGCAAATATACCTTTACGTGGATTATTTTGTGGCTGATAATCAGGCTGAACAAACGACCTGCCCAACTCAATTGTGTAGGGTAAATAATTAGCAATAAATTCCTTTGAAAAATCGAAAAGATGAGCCGTAGGAGTTGAAACATTTCCGGCTTCGTTAATTTCAAGTTCGTGTCCTTCAATGTATCTGTAGCCACCAATAATTTCTTTTTCGGTAGGATCCCACACAATTAGTTGTTTGAACGGATTTTTTGGCGATAAATCAAACTCATCTAAGTCTATTTCTTTTCCTGTACCACCACCGGCATCTCTAAACG of Lentimicrobiaceae bacterium contains these proteins:
- the yihA gene encoding ribosome biogenesis GTP-binding protein YihA/YsxC, encoding MSITSATFVKSAVSLKTCPTANIPEFAFFGRSNVGKSSLINQLTGIKGLAKTSSTPGKTQHLNFFLINESWHLVDLPGYGYAKVAKSKRKDWENVIKNYLIKRNNLLCLFLLIDLRHLPLDVDLQFIDWLGKNGIPFCIVFTKRDKLSKKIYENNLSEYKKKLLEDWESLPPIFVTSANKNIGIDELYAYIEQLIMVVGDE
- a CDS encoding GNAT family N-acetyltransferase — its product is MKEIIPPIEKSLIEKELTESTLLCRTFKANRQVHVIDCHNAPNTLKEIGRLREVTFRDAGGGTGKEIDLDEFDLSPKNPFKQLIVWDPTEKEIIGGYRYIEGHELEINEAGNVSTPTAHLFDFSKEFIANYLPYTIELGRSFVQPDYQPQNNPRKGIFALDNIWDGLGALVFSKPEIKYFFGKITMYLSYDKYARDLILFFLNKHFGDKEKLVVPHEPLTYFGDASEYEKIFNADNYDDDYKILNKEVRKQETHIPPLVNAYMNLSDTMLFFGTSLNKEFGDVEESGILMLIDDVKEEKKERYIDLVVNKNK